Part of the Sphingomonas morindae genome, AGAGTCTGGAACACCAAGGTGGGACGGGACGCGATCAAAAGCTAGTCGCCTCGTGGAGAAAGCGCGTTGCCGCAGGCCGGATCAGCGATGCGCCAGGAGAATTGTTGCGGCGCCCGCCAGACAGAGCGCGGCGCCGGCGCCGTCCCAGCGGTCCGGCCGCACGCCGTCCGCCAGCCACAGCCAGGCGAGCGCGACGATGATGTAGATCCCGCCATAGGCGGCGAAGGCGCGCCCCGCCGCCGCCGTGTCGATGCGCGTCAGCAGCCAGGCGAACAGCAGCAGCGCGGCCAGGCCGGGCACCAGCCACAGCGGCGAGCGGCCCTGCCGCGCCCAGGCCCACATCGCCGAACAGCCTGCGATCTCCGCGATCGCGGCCAGTGCGTAGATGAGCAGGCTCAGGCGTCGGCCCCGGCGGCGAAGGTGTCGCAGCGGGCGGGATCGCCGGTGTCGAGCCCCTTCTTCAGCCACGCCATGCGCTGCGCCGCGCTGCCATGGGTGAAGCTGTCCGGCACCACCCGGCCCTGCGCCTGTTGCTGCAGCACATCGTCGCCGATCGCATGCGCCGCGCGCAGCCCCTCCTCGACATCGCCCGGCTCGATCCGATCGCGGTTGTTCGCCGCCCACACGCCGGCATAGCAATCCGCCTGCAGCTCCACCCGCACCTGCAGCGCATTGGCGGCCTTGGCGTCGAGCTGCTGCTGCTGCGCCGTCACGCGCGGCAGCAGGCCGAGCAGATCCTGCACATGATGGCCCACTTCGTGCGCCACCACATAGGCCTGGGCGAAATCGCCCGGCGCGCCGAAGCGGGTCTTGAGCTCGTCATAGAAGCTGGTGTCGAGATACACGCTCTTGTCGGTGGGGCAGTAGAAGGGCCCCATCGCCGATTGCGCCGCGCCGCAGCCCGACGAATCGCTGTTGCGATAGAAGACGAGCGTCGTCGGCCGATAGCTTTGGCCCTGCGCCGCGAACAGCTTGCCCCATGTATCCTCGGTCGAGGCGAGCACCTGGCAGGAGAAACGCTGCGCCGGGCCCGCCGCGCAGGCCTGCGCCGCGCCTTGGCGCGTGGCGGGCCGATCCGGCAGCGCCTGCTGGCCGCCGCCCATCAGCGCGAGCGGATTGCCGCCGAACAGGATCGCGGCGCCCACCACGAGCAGCACGCCGACCAGGCCGAAGCGCGAGCCGACCAGGCTGAGCAGCAGGCCGAACATGCCGCCGCCACCACCGCCCAGCCCGACGCCGCCGCCGCTGCCCTCGCCATCGTCGCGCACATTGTCGCTGCTGCGGTAATCGTCGAGGCGCATCGCGATCGTCTCCCTTGGCCGAGACGAGAATGCGCCGATCGATGCGCGGTTGCAAAGCATGTCGTCCAGGCGCCATGGATCGCGGCGCGACTCGCACGATCCAAGGAGGGCTGCATGTTCCTGAAAGGCAAGACCGCGCTGGTGACGGGGTCGACCTCGGGCATCGGCCTTGCCGTGGCCGGCGCGCTCGCCGATGCCGGCGCGGCGGTGATGATCAACGGCTTCGGCGAGGACGGGGCAATCGCTCAAGCCTGCGCCGATCTTGCCCGCCGCTCGGGCGCCGGCGCGCTGCACGACGGCGCCGACATGGCCGATGCCGCGGCGATCGAGGCGATGGTGGCGCGCTGCGCCGATACGCTCGGCGCGCCCGATATCGTCGTCGCCAATGCCGGCATCCAGCATGTCGCCCCGGTCGATGCCTTTCCGCCCGACATGTGGGACAAGGTGATCGCGATCAATCTCAGCGCGCCCTTCCACCTGATGCGCGCCGCGCTGCCGGCGATGAAGGCGCGTGGCTGGGGGCGGATCATCTCCACCGCGTCCGCCCATTCGCTCGTCGCCTCGCCTTACAAATCGGCCTATGTCGCCGCCAAGCACGGCCTGGCCGGGCTCACCAAGACCGCCGCGCTGGAAACCGCGCGGCACGGCGTCACGGTCAACTGCATCTCGCCCGGCTATGTCTGGACGCCGCTCGTCGAAAAGCAGATCCCCGATACGATGGCGGCGCGCGGCCTCACCCGCGAGCAGGTGATGCAGGATGTGCTGCTCGCCAGCCAGCCCACCAAGGCCTTTGTCACGGTCGAGCAGGTCGCCGCGATCGCGCTCTTCCTGTGCCGCGACGAGGCGGCGCAGGTGACCGGCGCCAATTGGTCGGTGGATGGCGGCTGGACCGCCGCCTGAGGCGCCCTATGATGATCGCCCCCGCCCAGGAGACCCGATGCGCCGTGCACTTCTGACGAGCCTGGCGCTGATCGCGCTGACCGGCGGCTGCGCGCGCAGCAAGATCTGCGCGCCCGTGGTCGCCGCGCCGGATCGCGCCGCCACGCTCGCCCCCGGCGCCGCCGTGCCCGACTGGCGCGACGCCATCACCGATCCCGATCACATCAAGCTGCGCGGGCTGCGCAGCAGCTTCCTGGCGGGCCTGCAACAGGCGCGCGCCAGCGGCGCTTCGGCCGCGCTGGATGCGGATACCGCGCTGTTCGATCCGGATCAGAGCCAGGACAGCGACGGCATCCGGCCGGGCGCCTATCGCTGCACCACGATCAGCCTGGGCAGCCGCCTGTCCGGCCGCCCCGCCTATGTCGCCGATGCGCCCCGCGCCTGCACCATCACCGCCGAAGGCGCGCTGCTGCGGCTCAGCGAGGGCGAGGGCCGGCAGCGGCTGACCGGGCGCCTCTATCCCGATGCGCCCTCCCGCGATGTGTTTCTCGGCACGCTGGCGCTCGAGGATGAGGCGAGCGCGCCGCGTTATGGCCGCGATGCGGACCGGAACGCGATCGGCGCGCTGGAGCGGATCGGCCCCGATCGCTGGCGGCTGGCGCTGCCCCGGCCGGGCTGGGAAGCGGTGATCCTGCTGATCGAGATCCGCCCGGCCTGAACGAGGCGCGGGCGCGCCTTCAGGCGGCGCCGCTCAGATGCTGGTAGAGGATCGCCGCGCCGATCGCGATCAGCGCCACCCCGCCCAGCACCTCGGCCCAGCGGCCCAGCCACACGCCCATGGTTCGGCCCACCAGCACCCCCGCCGTGGCCACCACCGTCGTCACGCCGCCGATCACCAGGCAGGCGGTGAGGATATCGATGTGCAGCACCGCCAGGCTGACACCCACCGCCATGGCATCGATGCTGGTGGCGAGCGCGGTGAGCGCGAGCCGCACGGGGCTGTTCGCCCGCCCGGCCGGCTCGGCCTCCGCCTCGGCGGGCGCGTTGCGCAGCGCGGCGAGCAGCATGTGCGCGCCCACGGCGGCGAGCAGCCCGAACGCCACCCAATGATCCACCGCGGCGATCCAGCCGGCGAGCAGCAGCCCCAGCGCCCAGCCGATCGCCGGGGTGAGGGCCTCGAAAAAGCCGAACACCGCGCCGACGCGCACCGCCGTGGCGAAGCGCCGGCCCGCGCCGTCCGCGCCGCGACACACGGCGGCCGCGAACGCATCCACCGACAGGCCGAGGCCGAGCGCGCCCAGCGTCACCAATCCCACCATGTTCAAAAACCCCCGGGGCCGCACGAACGAACGACGCCACCGCTCTGGCCACGGGGAACGGCGCGTCGTCGGTCTTGCGCGGGCGGATCGATCCGCCGCCTTCGCCACGGCCGCGGGGGCCGAGCATGTTGACGAAGGCCCCGCACGATCGGTGCGCGGGTGGCTACTCCCCAAGGACGAGGGGCCTATAGCGCCGCCGCCGGCGCCGATCAACCGCCGCTATTTGGCGATCTTGTCGATCTTGTCCTGAAGGCTGGCGAGCTGGGCCTTGAGCTTCTCGAGTTCATCGTCCTTGGCGGGAACGGGCGCGGGCGCCGCCGCCTCGCCCGGCTTGCCGGCCTTGAACGCACCCGCCGCCGCCTCGAACATTTCCATGTTCCGGCGCGCCAGCTCGGCGAAGGGGCCGCCGGCGAAGGCGCCTTCCATGGCCGATCGGAATTGCTGCTGGTTGCGGCGGAAGGCCTCCATCGAGGCTTCCAGATATTGCGGCACCATCGACTGCATGGAATCGCCGTAGAGCGCGATCAGCTGGCGCAGGAAGCTTACCGGCAGCATCGTCTGCCCGCGCGTTTCCTCGTCCATGATGATCTGCGTCAGCACCGCATGCGTGATATCGTCGTCGCTCCGAGCGTCGAGCACCTTGAACTCGCGGCCCTCGCGCGTCATCGCGGCGAGGTGATCGAGCGTGATGTAGCTCGAAGTCTCGGTATTATAGAGCCGCCTGTTGGCGTACTTCTTGATGATGACGACGTCGGATGCGGAACCAGCCTTCGCCATGACAACCCCTCTCTCTCCGCCTTATCCGGCGTCCCTCCGCTCGAGCCTAGCACCAGAGCATGATGCACCGCAACACAAGCCAAGGCCGCTCCCGCTTTTTCTCGATTTGCTGCGCAGCGAGACCGAGGGCGATCCGGCGCGGCGCGCGGCGGCGCTGGCGGGGCTGGCCGCCTATCAGCGTGCCCCCCGCCCGGAGCGGCCCCCGCCGCCGCCGACCCTGGCGCGCCACGGACGCGCCCGGCTGCTCGATTATGGCGGCGACGGGCCGCCGCTGCTGATCGTGCCCTCGCTCATCAACGGGCCGGAGATCCTCGATCTCCTGCCCGATCTCTCGATGCTCCGCTGGCTGGCCGGCCAGGGCGTGCGGCCGCTGCTGCTGGATTGGGGAAGCCCGAGCGCCGACGAGCGGGGGCTCGGCATCGCCGGCCATGTCGAGACGCTGCTGCTGCCTTTGCTGCGCGGTCTCGGCGAGCCGGTGCTGCTTGCCGGCTATTGCTTGGGAGGCACCATGGCGCTCGCCGCCGCCTGCCGTCACCCGGTGCGCGCGCTCGCGCTGATCGCGGCGCCATGGCGTTTCGCGGGCTTTCCCGAGGTCGCGCGGACCGGGATCGCCGAGCTGTGGAGCCAGGCCGGGCCGCTGGTCGAGCGGCTCGGCCTGCTCCCGCTCGAGGTGCTGCAGAGCGGCTTCTGGCGGCTCGATTCGCGCCGCACCATCGCCAAGTTCGAAGCGTTCGGCGCGGCCCCGCCCGATGGCCTACGCACCGCGCGCTTCGTGGCGATGGAGGATTGGGCCAATGGCGGCCCGCCGCTGACCGAGGCCGCCGGTCGCGATCTCGCCGAAACCCTGTTCGCCGCCGATGCGCCCGGTCACGGCGCGTGGATGGTGGGCGGCGCGCCGGTGACGCCCGCCACGCTCGCCTGCCCCGTGCTCGACATCGTGTCCACGACCGATCGGATCGTGCCCGCCGCCAGCGCCGCCGGCCTCGGCACGCGCATTACGCTCGATCTCGGCCATGTCGGGATGATCGTGGGCGGCCAGGCGCGCGCGCGGCTGTGGCAGCCGCTCGCGCGCTGGCTGGTCGATCAGGCCCAGAGCAGCGCGCGGTAGCGATCGAAGCAGCGCGCCCCGCAGCGCAGGCGGATCAGCGCGCCTTCGGCCATGGCGACGGCGCGGCGCGGGTCCTCCGCCACCGCCGGGCGGATCGCCTCGCGGTTCCAATCCTCGCTATGCTTCACGTCGAGCACGGCGTGGAGATCGAAATAGCGACGCTCCTTCTCGCTCAGGCCGATCCGCTTGAGCCCCTTGGCCACCAGCGCCGAGCGGCCCGGCGCGGTCAGCTCGATCACGCCGAGCGCGCCGACCGAGTGCCACGCATAGCGCCGGCTGGTGGCCATGGCGGTCATGGCGTTGGCGAGCGCCAGGCTCTCCCATACCGTGGTGTCGATCGCCGGCGTCACCGCCAGCGTCTCGACCAGCGCATCCAGCATCGGGCCGTGCATGCCGCGCGGATTGCCGCGCCCCATCTCGTCCCAATAATTGCGCGCCAATTCGAGCTTGGGCCCGGTCGGCAGCTTGACCTGGGTCATCGCCACCAGATCGTCAAAGCCCGCCTCGCCGGCGGCCTCCTGCTCGAAGAACCAGCGCAGCTGGTCGCGATCGGCCTGCTCGGCCAGCCAGGGGAAGAGCGGATCGCCCTGGCCGGGGCCATTCTGCTTCAGCGCTTCGAACCAGGCGATGAAGCCCTCGGCATCGGTCGGCACGGCGGCGGCCTCCGCCGCCACCTCGGCGCGCAGCTCCTCCAGAAAGCCGCCCTCGAGCCGCAGCATGCGCTGGTCGCGGTCGAGCGTCTGCCGCCAATCGGCTTCGCCAAGGCCCGGCTCCAGCCG contains:
- a CDS encoding manganese efflux pump MntP produces the protein MVGLVTLGALGLGLSVDAFAAAVCRGADGAGRRFATAVRVGAVFGFFEALTPAIGWALGLLLAGWIAAVDHWVAFGLLAAVGAHMLLAALRNAPAEAEAEPAGRANSPVRLALTALATSIDAMAVGVSLAVLHIDILTACLVIGGVTTVVATAGVLVGRTMGVWLGRWAEVLGGVALIAIGAAILYQHLSGAA
- a CDS encoding DUF4893 domain-containing protein; translation: MRRALLTSLALIALTGGCARSKICAPVVAAPDRAATLAPGAAVPDWRDAITDPDHIKLRGLRSSFLAGLQQARASGASAALDADTALFDPDQSQDSDGIRPGAYRCTTISLGSRLSGRPAYVADAPRACTITAEGALLRLSEGEGRQRLTGRLYPDAPSRDVFLGTLALEDEASAPRYGRDADRNAIGALERIGPDRWRLALPRPGWEAVILLIEIRPA
- a CDS encoding alpha/beta fold hydrolase — encoded protein: MLRSETEGDPARRAAALAGLAAYQRAPRPERPPPPPTLARHGRARLLDYGGDGPPLLIVPSLINGPEILDLLPDLSMLRWLAGQGVRPLLLDWGSPSADERGLGIAGHVETLLLPLLRGLGEPVLLAGYCLGGTMALAAACRHPVRALALIAAPWRFAGFPEVARTGIAELWSQAGPLVERLGLLPLEVLQSGFWRLDSRRTIAKFEAFGAAPPDGLRTARFVAMEDWANGGPPLTEAAGRDLAETLFAADAPGHGAWMVGGAPVTPATLACPVLDIVSTTDRIVPAASAAGLGTRITLDLGHVGMIVGGQARARLWQPLARWLVDQAQSSAR
- a CDS encoding iron-containing redox enzyme family protein, translated to MATRLEHGVATSTRSQFLTDSFQRGLAHWNRERLEPGLGEADWRQTLDRDQRMLRLEGGFLEELRAEVAAEAAAVPTDAEGFIAWFEALKQNGPGQGDPLFPWLAEQADRDQLRWFFEQEAAGEAGFDDLVAMTQVKLPTGPKLELARNYWDEMGRGNPRGMHGPMLDALVETLAVTPAIDTTVWESLALANAMTAMATSRRYAWHSVGALGVIELTAPGRSALVAKGLKRIGLSEKERRYFDLHAVLDVKHSEDWNREAIRPAVAEDPRRAVAMAEGALIRLRCGARCFDRYRALLWA
- the phaR gene encoding polyhydroxyalkanoate synthesis repressor PhaR, with the protein product MAKAGSASDVVIIKKYANRRLYNTETSSYITLDHLAAMTREGREFKVLDARSDDDITHAVLTQIIMDEETRGQTMLPVSFLRQLIALYGDSMQSMVPQYLEASMEAFRRNQQQFRSAMEGAFAGGPFAELARRNMEMFEAAAGAFKAGKPGEAAAPAPVPAKDDELEKLKAQLASLQDKIDKIAK
- a CDS encoding YnfA family protein, translating into MSLLIYALAAIAEIAGCSAMWAWARQGRSPLWLVPGLAALLLFAWLLTRIDTAAAGRAFAAYGGIYIIVALAWLWLADGVRPDRWDGAGAALCLAGAATILLAHR
- the ypfJ gene encoding KPN_02809 family neutral zinc metallopeptidase, whose product is MRLDDYRSSDNVRDDGEGSGGGVGLGGGGGGMFGLLLSLVGSRFGLVGVLLVVGAAILFGGNPLALMGGGQQALPDRPATRQGAAQACAAGPAQRFSCQVLASTEDTWGKLFAAQGQSYRPTTLVFYRNSDSSGCGAAQSAMGPFYCPTDKSVYLDTSFYDELKTRFGAPGDFAQAYVVAHEVGHHVQDLLGLLPRVTAQQQQLDAKAANALQVRVELQADCYAGVWAANNRDRIEPGDVEEGLRAAHAIGDDVLQQQAQGRVVPDSFTHGSAAQRMAWLKKGLDTGDPARCDTFAAGADA
- a CDS encoding 3-hydroxybutyrate dehydrogenase, which produces MFLKGKTALVTGSTSGIGLAVAGALADAGAAVMINGFGEDGAIAQACADLARRSGAGALHDGADMADAAAIEAMVARCADTLGAPDIVVANAGIQHVAPVDAFPPDMWDKVIAINLSAPFHLMRAALPAMKARGWGRIISTASAHSLVASPYKSAYVAAKHGLAGLTKTAALETARHGVTVNCISPGYVWTPLVEKQIPDTMAARGLTREQVMQDVLLASQPTKAFVTVEQVAAIALFLCRDEAAQVTGANWSVDGGWTAA